A window of Chitinivibrionales bacterium contains these coding sequences:
- the dnaE gene encoding DNA polymerase III subunit alpha: protein MAPLLATTTHYSILRGVHTPEALCVYAKKNGYSSIALTDRNNLYALPLFLDLCEKHGLKPIIGAELYHDGVSALVYAHGNRGYSNLCRIITHKHCSKSFDLAGELKAHFSGLTMATRDTSLLMELHRKLPVYYRITSLKRLPEAVRGCGIPALIVPWAAFITPEDYALHRLLRAIDNNTSLSRLPEEDCIPENAVIVPWEELRARFAVFEDAVAATEHFAGSLISKTDFGAPIMPEFNSDEPPPELLRRKAYEGAHYRYPELTRKITDRLEYELGVIEKKRYVSYFLVVDDIVKQSPRTCGRGSGAASLVAYCLGITNVDPIRYNLMFERFISPERKDPPDIDVDFAWDERDDVLDYVFEKYTGKHAAMVATHQTFGPRMALRETARVYGMTESEISTVTGKIPFLAMAAPMGYEIEEVFRLHPKLRDIPLDPPWPEIIRIAQRLLKMPRGIGTHCGGVIITPMEIASVAPVQISAKGYPIIQWEKDGAERMGLVKIDLLGNRSLAVIRDTLANLKQEKISINEQAWEPAHDPSTQRLLARGKSIGVFYVESPSMRLLQEKTGRGDFEHLVIHSSIIRPAANKWINEYIDRLKGKPWKQIIPPLSELLKDSYGILVYEEDVTRVAMAVAGFSYEHADKLRKLVTRQKSEEAVARYQRAFFEGVKQKRILLDHGKQIWEMILHFGGYSFCKPHSASYCRISYQSAWLKAHYPAPFMAAVMSNYGGFYTTQAYISESQRLGIHVYPPDVNASEDRFIARGNSISVGLCQIKGLSSTAKERILNRRHEGRLFRNVNDFLERCSIDESDAEHLVKAGALDSLSPKHNRPQIFWQMRCFYRSFNEEKSVPRFRSFSRLQLLRFEYGASGFLTACHPIQLVSHRRIPNTIKISMINKSKVNRFVVFSGWCVTSKTVATKSGESMQFVTFEDETGICETVLFPDAYTIFVRYLTWQEAFWVRGKVVDDHGAIIVEVRSIAPLKE, encoded by the coding sequence TCCTCAGGGGGGTGCATACTCCCGAGGCGCTCTGCGTATATGCAAAAAAGAACGGTTACTCATCGATTGCCCTCACCGACCGGAACAATCTCTATGCGCTTCCATTGTTTCTGGATCTCTGCGAAAAACATGGTCTTAAGCCGATTATCGGGGCCGAGCTTTATCACGATGGAGTAAGTGCTCTGGTGTATGCTCACGGTAACCGGGGGTATTCCAATCTCTGCAGGATAATAACACATAAGCATTGCAGTAAGTCGTTCGATCTTGCGGGAGAGCTTAAAGCTCATTTTTCAGGGCTCACTATGGCGACCCGGGATACCTCTCTGCTTATGGAGCTCCACCGGAAACTCCCGGTATATTACCGGATTACCTCGCTCAAGCGGCTTCCTGAAGCTGTTCGTGGGTGCGGCATTCCGGCGCTGATCGTTCCGTGGGCTGCATTTATTACCCCGGAAGATTATGCGCTCCACCGGCTTCTTCGTGCAATCGACAACAATACGTCCCTTTCCCGGCTTCCTGAAGAGGATTGTATTCCCGAAAATGCCGTGATTGTTCCCTGGGAAGAGCTGAGGGCCCGTTTTGCGGTTTTCGAAGACGCTGTTGCGGCTACAGAACATTTTGCCGGGTCGCTGATTTCAAAGACCGATTTCGGCGCACCGATCATGCCGGAATTCAACAGCGATGAACCGCCGCCGGAGCTTCTTCGGAGAAAAGCCTATGAAGGAGCCCATTACCGATATCCCGAGCTGACCCGTAAAATTACCGACCGCCTCGAATACGAACTCGGTGTTATCGAAAAAAAGAGATATGTATCATACTTTCTTGTGGTTGATGATATCGTTAAGCAGTCGCCCCGTACCTGCGGCAGGGGGTCGGGGGCAGCGAGCCTGGTCGCCTACTGTCTCGGCATAACTAATGTCGATCCAATACGTTACAATCTTATGTTCGAGCGGTTTATCAGCCCGGAGCGCAAAGATCCACCCGATATCGACGTCGATTTTGCATGGGATGAGCGGGATGATGTTTTAGATTATGTTTTTGAAAAATATACCGGCAAACACGCAGCCATGGTTGCGACCCATCAGACCTTCGGTCCCCGAATGGCACTCCGTGAGACTGCCCGGGTCTACGGCATGACCGAATCCGAGATCAGTACGGTTACCGGAAAAATTCCTTTCTTGGCAATGGCGGCGCCCATGGGGTATGAAATTGAAGAGGTTTTTCGGCTGCATCCGAAACTGAGAGACATTCCCCTCGACCCTCCCTGGCCGGAGATAATAAGGATTGCACAGCGGCTTTTGAAAATGCCCCGGGGGATCGGGACCCACTGCGGCGGGGTTATTATCACTCCCATGGAAATCGCCTCGGTAGCGCCGGTACAGATATCCGCCAAAGGATATCCGATTATTCAGTGGGAAAAGGACGGCGCCGAGCGCATGGGACTGGTTAAAATCGATCTTCTGGGCAACCGCTCTCTTGCGGTGATCAGGGATACCCTGGCCAACCTGAAACAGGAAAAAATTTCGATTAATGAACAGGCCTGGGAACCGGCCCATGATCCCTCAACACAACGCCTTCTGGCCCGGGGAAAATCGATCGGGGTCTTTTATGTGGAATCGCCCTCCATGCGCCTTCTCCAGGAGAAAACCGGGCGGGGTGATTTCGAACATCTGGTAATCCATTCATCGATAATACGCCCCGCGGCAAACAAGTGGATCAATGAGTATATCGACCGTCTGAAAGGCAAACCCTGGAAACAGATTATCCCTCCACTGAGCGAGCTTCTCAAAGATTCCTACGGCATACTCGTGTATGAAGAGGACGTTACCCGGGTGGCGATGGCGGTAGCGGGGTTTTCCTATGAGCATGCCGATAAACTCAGGAAACTGGTGACCCGCCAGAAAAGTGAAGAGGCGGTTGCCCGGTATCAGCGGGCCTTTTTTGAAGGGGTAAAACAAAAAAGAATACTCCTGGACCATGGGAAACAGATCTGGGAGATGATCCTCCATTTCGGCGGGTATTCGTTCTGTAAGCCCCATTCGGCGAGCTATTGTCGGATATCGTACCAGTCTGCCTGGCTCAAAGCCCATTATCCTGCGCCGTTCATGGCTGCAGTGATGAGCAATTATGGAGGATTTTATACAACCCAGGCTTATATCAGCGAATCACAGCGGCTGGGGATACACGTGTATCCTCCGGATGTGAACGCCAGTGAAGACCGTTTTATTGCCCGGGGCAATTCGATCAGCGTAGGGCTCTGCCAGATCAAAGGACTGTCATCCACAGCAAAGGAACGTATTCTTAACCGGCGGCACGAGGGCCGATTGTTTAGGAATGTTAATGATTTCCTTGAACGATGTTCCATTGATGAAAGCGATGCCGAGCACCTGGTTAAAGCCGGTGCTCTCGACAGTTTGTCACCAAAACACAACCGCCCGCAGATATTCTGGCAGATGCGCTGTTTTTATCGCAGTTTCAATGAAGAAAAGAGTGTGCCGCGGTTCAGATCATTTTCACGACTTCAACTTTTACGCTTTGAGTATGGCGCATCGGGCTTTCTCACCGCCTGTCATCCGATTCAACTGGTAAGTCACAGGAGAATTCCTAATACTATTAAAATCAGTATGATAAATAAATCGAAGGTTAACCGATTCGTTGTTTTTTCCGGATGGTGCGTGACATCAAAGACTGTGGCCACGAAATCCGGTGAATCCATGCAGTTTGTGACCTTTGAAGATGAGACCGGGATCTGTGAAACGGTGTTGTTTCCCGATGCCTACACTATTTTTGTGCGTTATCTTACGTGGCAGGAGGCGTTTTGGGTGAGGGGGAAAGTGGTTGATGACCATGGGGCGATAATCGTTGAGGTTCGTTCAATTGCACCGCTGAAGGAATAA
- a CDS encoding sigma-70 family RNA polymerase sigma factor, with protein MVLFMKTKDSSLMHYLAEIGKEKNLSSSEEALLSSEIRKGNHEALTEMIVANLRFVVSVAKTYKHQGLPLSDLVSEGNIGLIRAAGLFDESRNVRFISFAVWRIRQAILRALADQSRIVRVPAQRVYVVYKIGRAVKKLEQKLARYPDIDEIADETGMTGDEIKEVLHLIEKHLSLEAPVDMQEDTTLFDILYDENQELPDENLEESDLKENIRKALGALSKREQEVLRLYFGLEEHQRYTLGEIGKRFNLTCERARQIKERALLRVRRSSYGKTLKAYIA; from the coding sequence ATGGTTTTGTTTATGAAAACAAAAGACAGCTCTCTGATGCATTATCTGGCTGAAATCGGCAAAGAAAAAAATCTCAGTTCCAGTGAAGAAGCTCTTCTTTCATCGGAAATACGAAAGGGCAATCACGAGGCCCTGACCGAGATGATTGTGGCCAATCTCCGTTTTGTGGTGAGTGTTGCAAAAACATACAAGCATCAGGGGCTTCCGCTCAGTGATCTTGTGAGTGAAGGCAATATCGGGTTGATTCGTGCGGCAGGGCTTTTTGATGAATCCCGTAACGTACGGTTCATTTCCTTTGCTGTCTGGAGAATCCGCCAGGCAATCCTTCGTGCCCTTGCCGATCAGTCACGCATTGTCAGGGTACCGGCTCAGCGGGTATATGTAGTATACAAAATAGGCCGGGCAGTCAAAAAGCTCGAGCAGAAGCTTGCGCGATATCCCGATATTGATGAAATTGCCGATGAAACCGGCATGACTGGTGATGAGATAAAAGAAGTGCTCCATCTTATCGAAAAGCATCTTTCCCTTGAAGCGCCGGTTGATATGCAGGAAGATACCACGCTTTTTGATATTTTATACGATGAAAATCAGGAACTTCCAGATGAAAATCTTGAAGAATCAGATTTAAAGGAAAACATCCGGAAGGCTCTTGGAGCATTGAGCAAACGGGAGCAGGAAGTGCTCAGGCTCTACTTCGGCCTCGAAGAACATCAGCGCTACACCCTGGGTGAAATTGGCAAAAGATTCAATCTTACCTGTGAACGGGCACGTCAGATAAAAGAACGGGCACTTCTGCGGGTACGGCGCTCCAGTTACGGCAAAACCCTTAAAGCCTATATCGCCTGA
- a CDS encoding YqgE/AlgH family protein yields the protein MEPSLGEYFDDIAKQRLKRLKSGCILLSEERLRDPNFESSIVLICAHNDDGAFGFVVNRPSHMPLCEVFSVDVPLRDCKRKIYIGGPVRQEELQLLQITDNPRQHSLEIAPRVFLGGEWSTLEEILDTDENATRLFLGYSGWGAGQLEGEILQGAWEVFNVDLYKLFTNPEQNLIGNVETLRNYLSEVSSA from the coding sequence ATGGAACCTTCATTAGGCGAATATTTTGACGACATTGCAAAACAGCGGCTAAAACGCCTGAAAAGCGGCTGCATTCTTCTTTCTGAAGAACGGCTGCGCGACCCCAATTTTGAATCATCGATTGTTCTCATCTGTGCCCATAATGATGATGGGGCTTTTGGCTTTGTGGTCAACAGACCATCCCACATGCCGCTCTGTGAGGTCTTTTCGGTTGATGTCCCCCTGAGGGATTGTAAAAGAAAAATTTATATCGGCGGCCCGGTCCGTCAGGAAGAACTCCAACTGCTGCAAATCACCGATAATCCCCGGCAACATTCCCTGGAAATTGCTCCTCGTGTTTTTCTGGGAGGCGAATGGAGTACGCTTGAAGAGATCCTGGATACCGATGAAAACGCTACCCGCCTCTTTTTAGGATATTCCGGATGGGGCGCTGGGCAACTTGAAGGCGAAATTCTTCAGGGCGCCTGGGAAGTCTTCAATGTGGATCTCTATAAACTTTTCACCAACCCCGAGCAGAACCTTATCGGCAATGTCGAAACGCTCCGGAATTATCTTTCCGAAGTAAGCTCGGCCTGA
- a CDS encoding carbohydrate-binding protein produces MIRLLNKFFLYSFIRLRGGVMNPVKSLVIVVASLSFIVSAQHNGLDTIQAEAADTLVGVIGPPAYPTKVTSFIDSNYAKYTGVDFGTESVNSITANAVCVDNYCGKDLVFIIDTFDSTGIIGKLRVTDNMSEFKLFSGMLDTAITGVHDLYITNYNTGGGGIAIDWFMFGANNIDAQTTIQAESFTEKSEGATVYPETILNNMKEGNWAKYSFVDLGTTAPESVSVFAAGYYGGSFAATSQDLFVYAGSHDSTVGTQIAKVTIGSGEYQVYSAALDTPLTGVHDLYLVAYVSNGVNILVDWFTFASPSSIVDTRHDIVSQKTMIPYAIIQNTSSLIIDPNLAGEYTVSLVRPNGSVVMKEHFTGKSQIPLGNLADGAYTLILQTENRTHRRNIVIGR; encoded by the coding sequence ATGATACGATTATTAAACAAATTTTTTTTATATTCTTTTATAAGGTTGAGAGGAGGAGTTATGAACCCCGTCAAATCCCTGGTGATTGTGGTTGCGAGCCTGTCCTTTATTGTATCCGCACAGCATAACGGACTCGATACGATCCAGGCAGAAGCTGCCGATACCCTTGTGGGTGTCATAGGACCTCCTGCTTATCCCACCAAAGTCACCAGTTTTATCGACTCTAATTACGCAAAATACACCGGTGTCGATTTTGGTACCGAAAGTGTCAACTCCATAACGGCAAACGCCGTGTGTGTCGATAATTATTGCGGAAAAGATCTTGTTTTTATTATCGACACGTTCGACAGCACCGGGATTATCGGAAAGTTGCGGGTAACGGATAATATGAGCGAATTTAAACTCTTTTCCGGTATGCTTGATACGGCAATCACCGGTGTGCACGATCTCTACATAACAAACTATAACACCGGCGGCGGAGGAATCGCCATCGACTGGTTCATGTTCGGCGCCAACAACATTGATGCTCAAACGACAATTCAGGCAGAATCCTTTACAGAAAAATCCGAAGGCGCCACTGTTTATCCCGAAACAATCCTGAATAATATGAAAGAGGGCAATTGGGCCAAATATTCCTTTGTCGACCTGGGAACGACTGCTCCCGAATCGGTTTCAGTGTTTGCTGCCGGATACTACGGGGGTAGTTTTGCCGCCACATCCCAGGACCTCTTTGTTTATGCAGGAAGTCACGATTCGACCGTTGGAACTCAAATCGCAAAAGTAACCATCGGCAGTGGTGAATATCAAGTCTACAGCGCAGCCCTTGATACACCACTTACCGGTGTGCACGACCTTTATCTGGTTGCCTATGTTTCAAATGGAGTCAATATTCTTGTCGACTGGTTCACCTTCGCTTCTCCCTCCTCAATAGTCGATACTCGCCATGATATCGTCTCACAAAAAACCATGATTCCTTATGCAATTATTCAGAATACGTCTTCACTGATTATCGACCCCAATCTTGCAGGGGAGTACACGGTTTCCCTTGTCCGTCCAAACGGCAGTGTTGTTATGAAAGAGCATTTTACCGGTAAATCACAAATTCCTCTGGGCAATCTTGCCGATGGTGCTTATACGCTTATACTGCAAACGGAAAACCGCACCCACCGCAGGAATATTGTTATCGGAAGATAA
- a CDS encoding flagellar hook-basal body complex protein, whose product MIYAYNFKCSDGGFFRNRLFAVQSEGNNMLQGLYLASQSMTTLMQKQDQIANNLANINTTGYKQSGLFTRAYQKYLADDQLRPFANREIKSDEVYIDYSEGRQIKTGNPLDFSIKGSGCFTVMTDQGIAYTRNGNFSVDKNGLLITSDGSKVMGKGGYIRIDSELPAVTVTETGEILQGNESKGELRIADFNKPYKMLRYGNGCFVPKKPDEKVVESPGYAIQQGVLEGSNVNIIKNMAQMIAAHRNFEADQRAVFAQNESLGKAVNEVGRVQ is encoded by the coding sequence ATGATATATGCATACAATTTTAAGTGCAGCGATGGAGGATTTTTCAGGAATCGATTATTTGCAGTTCAATCCGAAGGAAACAATATGCTACAAGGCCTTTATCTCGCATCTCAAAGTATGACAACACTCATGCAGAAGCAGGATCAGATTGCCAATAACCTTGCCAATATCAATACCACCGGGTACAAGCAGAGCGGCCTGTTTACCAGGGCATACCAGAAATATCTTGCCGACGATCAGTTGCGTCCTTTTGCAAATCGTGAAATCAAATCCGATGAGGTCTATATCGATTATTCGGAAGGGCGGCAGATCAAAACCGGTAATCCGCTCGATTTTTCGATCAAGGGCTCGGGGTGTTTCACTGTCATGACCGACCAGGGGATAGCCTATACCCGCAATGGAAATTTTTCGGTCGATAAGAATGGTCTGCTTATCACCAGTGACGGCTCCAAAGTTATGGGAAAGGGTGGGTATATTCGAATCGACAGCGAACTTCCGGCGGTAACAGTCACCGAAACGGGAGAAATTCTTCAGGGCAATGAGAGCAAAGGCGAGCTCCGGATCGCAGATTTTAACAAGCCCTACAAAATGCTCCGCTATGGAAACGGCTGTTTTGTACCAAAAAAGCCCGATGAAAAGGTTGTCGAATCACCCGGCTATGCAATTCAACAGGGGGTTCTGGAAGGTTCGAATGTTAATATAATTAAAAATATGGCTCAGATGATTGCTGCTCACAGAAATTTTGAAGCAGATCAGCGTGCAGTGTTTGCGCAGAATGAATCACTGGGCAAGGCGGTTAATGAAGTCGGAAGAGTGCAGTAA